A window from Chryseobacterium vaccae encodes these proteins:
- a CDS encoding T9SS type A sorting domain-containing protein: MKKLLFSSLMLIGLYANAQINVTASAGTPTATYPTLKDAFDAINTGTHQGSINLSVTANTTETTTAVLNAVTTYSSLTIKPTSAATISGAVASNPLIRILGSNVTIDGSSTAGGTTRDLTFSNTSTTSPTVLIIGSASAASPLTNVVVKNSVLLNTGNSSTNFFIAGGASTAAGYFNNITVQNNDIKNGYNGVFISADATTAGNGNNLLVTGNTINTNISQIGIQVSGIGGTSTISNNTIALVRPSAGTSATPGASIGINISTGTNNASVFGNTISAKNTSTSTTGVNYATGIAITPGATNTATVVRNNTITEISGILAYVNSAGVYLGGATPNVTIYSNKISGLKNTGTAGNPMQGILLGSSSTAANALVYNNVISDVQATGAGQVSGIYAFSGAGYKVYNNTVNLNTSNSETGTSSALYVLGGATNVSAANALDVRNNIFANNKTSGSRFAIYSTAANTVFGNINYNDYYTTGTALGFIGSNRTTLTDIQTGFGGNVNSLNVSPVFVSATDLHLNSSSNSGLNNTGTSLPEVTTDFDGTARGASPDMGAYEFTFVPLAVSEVNTDQVKVSVYPNPFVDVLKISDVKGIKSIQINDISGRSLKNLAPASELDVRDLKTGLYIISFQYENGSVKAFKIIKK; the protein is encoded by the coding sequence ATGAAAAAATTATTATTCTCTAGCCTTATGCTTATAGGGCTTTATGCTAATGCACAGATTAATGTGACTGCCAGCGCAGGAACACCCACTGCAACTTACCCAACGCTTAAAGATGCATTTGATGCTATAAACACGGGAACACACCAGGGAAGTATTAACTTAAGTGTAACGGCTAACACTACAGAAACCACAACGGCTGTTCTGAATGCTGTTACCACCTATTCTTCTCTTACTATCAAACCAACCTCTGCTGCTACGATCAGCGGAGCTGTTGCTTCAAATCCGCTTATCCGTATTTTAGGGTCCAATGTTACCATTGACGGCTCTTCTACTGCAGGAGGAACAACCAGAGATCTTACTTTCAGCAACACTTCAACAACAAGTCCTACAGTGCTTATTATTGGCTCTGCCTCTGCTGCTTCGCCACTAACTAATGTTGTTGTTAAAAATTCGGTTTTATTAAATACAGGTAACTCTTCCACCAATTTTTTCATTGCAGGCGGAGCATCAACAGCAGCCGGATATTTTAATAATATTACCGTTCAAAATAACGATATCAAAAACGGATACAATGGTGTATTCATTAGTGCAGATGCAACAACAGCCGGCAACGGGAACAATCTGTTGGTTACAGGTAATACCATTAACACTAATATTTCCCAAATTGGAATTCAGGTATCCGGGATTGGAGGAACTTCTACAATCAGCAACAACACAATTGCTCTCGTCCGCCCAAGTGCGGGAACCTCTGCTACCCCAGGAGCTTCTATAGGAATTAACATTTCTACAGGAACTAACAATGCTTCAGTATTTGGAAATACCATAAGTGCTAAAAACACCTCAACCTCGACCACAGGTGTTAATTATGCTACAGGAATTGCAATCACCCCCGGAGCCACCAATACTGCCACTGTTGTCCGTAATAATACAATTACTGAAATCAGCGGGATTCTGGCTTATGTAAACAGTGCCGGAGTATACCTTGGAGGAGCGACACCTAATGTCACTATTTACTCTAATAAAATATCCGGTCTTAAAAATACAGGGACAGCAGGAAATCCTATGCAGGGAATTCTTCTGGGGTCTTCATCCACAGCAGCCAATGCCCTGGTATATAACAATGTAATTTCAGACGTCCAGGCAACAGGAGCCGGGCAGGTTTCAGGAATTTATGCGTTTTCCGGAGCCGGATATAAAGTATACAACAACACTGTTAATCTTAATACTTCTAATTCCGAAACAGGAACCTCAAGCGCATTGTACGTTTTAGGAGGTGCTACCAATGTTTCAGCGGCTAATGCCCTGGATGTAAGAAATAATATTTTTGCCAATAATAAAACCAGCGGATCCAGATTTGCTATCTATTCTACGGCAGCCAATACGGTTTTTGGAAATATTAATTATAATGATTATTATACCACCGGAACTGCGCTGGGGTTCATAGGTTCTAACAGAACCACTCTTACAGATATTCAAACCGGATTTGGAGGCAACGTTAATTCACTGAATGTATCGCCCGTTTTTGTAAGCGCTACAGATCTTCATCTGAATTCCAGTTCTAATTCAGGATTAAACAATACCGGCACTTCCCTTCCTGAAGTAACAACCGATTTCGATGGAACTGCAAGGGGAGCCTCTCCTGATATGGGAGCCTACGAGTTTACTTTTGTTCCTCTTGCGGTATCAGAAGTAAATACAGATCAGGTAAAAGTATCAGTTTATCCGAATCCTTTTGTTGATGTTCTGAAAATTTCAGATGTGAAAGGAATTAAATCTATTCAGATTAATGATATTTCCGGAAGAAGTTTAAAAAATCTGGCTCCGGCTTCCGAGCTTGACGTAAGAGACCTAAAAACAGGATTATACATCATATCATTCCAATATGAAAACGGATCTGTAAAAGCATTTAAAATAATAAAAAAATAA
- the bcp gene encoding thioredoxin-dependent thiol peroxidase, producing the protein MLKVGDKLPEFEGVNQDEKTISSAKLIGKKLVVFFYPQANTPTCTVEACNLSDNYTKLKKAGFQLLGVSGDTVKKQKNFHSKFAFPYDLIADESHDIIEKFGVWQEKKTFGKTYMGIVRTTFIFDENGICTRVIEKVTSKTAAEQILE; encoded by the coding sequence ATGTTGAAAGTTGGAGACAAATTACCTGAATTTGAAGGGGTAAATCAGGATGAAAAAACAATATCCTCAGCAAAATTAATCGGAAAAAAGCTGGTTGTTTTCTTTTATCCGCAGGCTAATACTCCGACCTGTACCGTGGAAGCCTGTAACCTGAGTGATAATTATACCAAGCTTAAAAAAGCAGGATTTCAATTGTTGGGAGTAAGTGGAGACACTGTAAAAAAACAGAAAAATTTTCACAGCAAGTTTGCTTTTCCATATGACCTCATTGCAGATGAAAGCCATGACATTATTGAAAAATTTGGCGTTTGGCAGGAGAAAAAAACATTTGGAAAAACCTATATGGGAATTGTAAGAACCACTTTTATTTTTGATGAAAATGGAATTTGCACAAGGGTTATTGAAAAGGTGACTTCAAAAACAGCTGCTGAGCAAATTTTAGAATAA
- the nth gene encoding endonuclease III has translation MTKKQRAELVQQELEKLYPTTPIPLDHTDPYTLMVAVALSAQTTDKKVNQVTPDLFAVAGTPQRMARLEEFEIKELIKEIGLSNTKAKNLKRMAELLLERHNGIVPQTYEELEALPGVGHKTASVVMSQGFGFPAFPVDTHIHRLMTQWKLTSGKNVVETEKDAKKLFPEEVWNKLHLQIIFYGREYSPARGKGEKDFITKMMFEQ, from the coding sequence ATGACAAAAAAGCAAAGAGCAGAACTCGTTCAGCAGGAATTAGAAAAATTATATCCTACAACACCTATTCCGCTGGATCATACAGATCCGTATACATTAATGGTTGCCGTGGCTCTTTCTGCCCAGACAACAGATAAAAAAGTTAACCAGGTTACTCCTGATCTTTTCGCCGTAGCCGGAACACCGCAAAGAATGGCCAGACTGGAAGAATTCGAAATTAAGGAACTGATCAAAGAAATAGGATTATCCAATACAAAAGCCAAAAACCTGAAGAGAATGGCAGAACTTTTACTGGAAAGGCATAACGGTATCGTTCCGCAGACTTATGAAGAATTAGAAGCGCTTCCGGGCGTAGGACATAAAACTGCATCTGTTGTCATGAGCCAGGGATTTGGTTTTCCCGCTTTCCCGGTAGATACACACATTCATCGTCTTATGACCCAATGGAAGCTTACCTCAGGAAAGAATGTGGTGGAAACGGAAAAAGATGCCAAGAAACTATTCCCGGAAGAAGTATGGAATAAGCTGCATCTTCAGATTATTTTCTATGGCAGAGAATATTCTCCTGCGAGAGGAAAGGGAGAAAAAGATTTTATCACGAAGATGATGTTTGAGCAATAA
- a CDS encoding DinB family protein gives MIIESLQSLYNRDLNKLKAEIEAYQQEAVIWKTDQNISNSAGNLCLHLIGNLNHFIGAHLGNTGYIRNRDIEFSLKDIPKTELTEKVEATLTMINTVLSQLTPEDLEKEYPLVVFEDKMTTGYFLIHLITHLDYHLGQINYHRRLLDR, from the coding sequence ATGATCATAGAAAGCCTCCAATCTCTTTATAATAGGGATCTGAATAAATTAAAAGCGGAAATCGAAGCGTATCAGCAGGAAGCTGTGATCTGGAAAACGGATCAAAACATCTCTAATTCTGCGGGAAACCTATGTCTCCATCTCATTGGAAACCTCAATCATTTTATAGGTGCACACCTTGGTAACACTGGCTACATCAGAAACCGGGATATTGAATTTTCATTAAAAGACATTCCCAAAACAGAGCTTACTGAAAAAGTTGAGGCAACATTAACCATGATCAATACTGTTCTCAGCCAATTAACTCCGGAAGATCTTGAAAAAGAATACCCTCTTGTTGTTTTTGAAGATAAAATGACTACAGGATATTTTCTGATCCACCTGATTACCCATCTGGATTATCATCTGGGACAGATTAATTATCACAGAAGATTACTTGATAGATAA
- a CDS encoding DUF885 domain-containing protein: MKNILSKSILGLGLMIGLASCKKSDSPLTKVTPTNLDSIAANYYEQALKLYPLEATSQGDLRYNDQLPINIDKDFISGEIAFYNSVQKQLESVDYKGLSDEDKVVYDVLDYTLKDKTEAYAYHPEYIPFTQFGGLPLTFPLYGSGEGSQPFKTEKDYSDWMKRMEKFPEWMNTATENFREGISNKIVLPKKLVVKMIPQMKAEEITTSDMEKNIFYGPIRKFPKNFTREQKDKFSAQYKEIITKKIIPAYTKMGTFLEKEYLPKARDTDGYNSLPNGNEIYRYYAKSWTTTKKSPEEINKIGLQQVAMLRAEMEKVKQQLGFTGSLEEFINFVKTDPKAMPYKTSKEVLDGFNGILTKITPKLKTMFSVTPKTKFEIRQTEKFREASASAEYIQGTPDGKRPGIFYMPLPDPSKFNVTSGMESLFLHEAIPGHHYQVSLQQENTKLPKFMRFGWFGAYGEGWAHYCETLGPEFGLYTDPYQKMGYLSDQMLRAVRLVVDTGIHTGTMTREEAIKYFLSNISYDEASATAEVERYMAMPGQALGYKIGSLKIRELRDKYQKELGTKFSLASFHDEVLSQGCLPLDVLDRKMKLWAKKQK; this comes from the coding sequence ATGAAAAACATTTTATCAAAAAGCATTTTAGGATTGGGACTGATGATAGGACTTGCTTCGTGCAAAAAATCAGATTCACCCCTGACAAAAGTGACCCCGACCAATCTGGACTCTATTGCAGCCAATTATTATGAACAGGCTCTTAAATTATATCCTCTGGAGGCTACCTCTCAGGGAGATCTGCGATATAATGACCAGCTTCCGATCAACATCGACAAAGATTTTATCTCTGGTGAGATCGCTTTTTATAATTCAGTGCAAAAGCAGCTGGAAAGTGTAGATTATAAAGGTCTTTCGGATGAAGATAAAGTGGTATATGATGTGCTGGATTATACTTTAAAAGATAAAACCGAAGCTTATGCTTATCATCCTGAATATATTCCTTTTACACAGTTTGGCGGACTGCCTCTAACTTTTCCTCTCTATGGAAGCGGTGAAGGAAGCCAGCCATTTAAAACAGAAAAGGATTACAGCGACTGGATGAAAAGAATGGAAAAATTCCCTGAGTGGATGAATACTGCCACGGAAAATTTCCGTGAAGGGATCAGCAATAAGATTGTGCTTCCTAAAAAACTGGTGGTAAAAATGATTCCTCAAATGAAAGCTGAGGAGATCACCACTTCCGATATGGAAAAAAATATTTTCTACGGACCGATCAGAAAGTTCCCGAAAAACTTTACCAGAGAGCAGAAAGATAAGTTCAGTGCACAGTATAAAGAAATCATCACCAAAAAGATCATTCCTGCCTATACCAAAATGGGAACTTTCCTGGAGAAAGAATATCTTCCGAAAGCGAGGGATACCGATGGCTATAACAGTCTTCCTAACGGAAATGAGATTTACAGGTATTATGCAAAAAGCTGGACTACCACCAAGAAAAGTCCTGAAGAAATCAACAAAATCGGGCTACAGCAGGTGGCTATGCTCCGTGCTGAAATGGAAAAGGTAAAACAACAGTTAGGATTTACAGGATCTCTGGAAGAATTCATCAATTTTGTAAAAACAGATCCAAAAGCAATGCCTTATAAAACGTCTAAGGAAGTTCTGGACGGATTCAACGGTATTTTGACGAAGATTACGCCGAAGCTGAAAACCATGTTCAGTGTCACACCAAAAACGAAATTTGAAATCAGACAGACCGAGAAATTCAGAGAAGCCAGTGCCAGTGCAGAATATATCCAGGGAACTCCGGATGGAAAAAGACCGGGAATATTTTATATGCCGCTTCCTGATCCTTCAAAATTCAATGTAACTTCAGGAATGGAATCCCTTTTCCTTCATGAAGCTATTCCGGGGCACCATTATCAGGTTTCTCTGCAGCAGGAAAACACAAAGCTTCCCAAATTCATGAGATTTGGTTGGTTTGGAGCTTACGGTGAAGGCTGGGCTCATTATTGTGAAACTCTGGGACCTGAATTCGGTCTATACACCGATCCTTACCAGAAAATGGGCTATTTAAGTGATCAGATGCTGAGAGCGGTAAGACTTGTTGTAGATACAGGAATCCATACGGGAACGATGACGAGAGAAGAAGCCATCAAATATTTCCTAAGCAATATCTCTTATGACGAAGCCAGCGCAACCGCTGAAGTGGAAAGATATATGGCAATGCCGGGACAGGCTCTGGGCTACAAAATCGGCTCACTAAAGATCCGTGAACTGAGAGATAAGTATCAGAAAGAGCTGGGTACAAAATTCAGTCTGGCAAGCTTCCATGATGAGGTATTAAGCCAGGGATGCCTTCCGCTGGATGTATTAGACAGAAAAATGAAGCTCTGGGCTAAGAAACAGAAATAA
- a CDS encoding MotA/TolQ/ExbB proton channel family protein — translation MLLTELTQILFAQITAPAVATDDLEFSFWKIMFHGGAFAKIVMVTVLALGVFSLYLFFERFFFIKRLTSKTDSNFMDNIEDFIKEGKIESAADYCKRQNSPEGRILEKGISRLGRPVSDIVSAMESQAQVEVANMEKNLNLLAVVPSIAPMLGLLGTVIGMIIAFFNLSHATGSFSPKTLSEGIYTALGQTAVGLAVAIPANFFYNILLTRIDKFVLKAQNMSGEFLDLINKPL, via the coding sequence ATGCTGTTAACGGAACTTACTCAGATTTTATTTGCACAAATTACTGCACCTGCAGTTGCAACAGACGATTTAGAATTTTCATTTTGGAAGATCATGTTCCACGGAGGAGCTTTCGCTAAAATAGTGATGGTAACCGTTTTGGCTCTGGGTGTATTTTCTCTATACCTGTTTTTTGAACGTTTCTTCTTTATTAAAAGGCTAACCTCAAAAACAGATTCCAATTTTATGGATAATATTGAAGATTTTATCAAAGAAGGAAAGATAGAATCTGCAGCTGATTACTGTAAAAGACAGAACTCCCCTGAAGGAAGAATCCTGGAAAAAGGAATTTCGAGATTGGGACGTCCGGTTTCTGATATTGTAAGCGCTATGGAATCTCAGGCGCAGGTAGAAGTGGCCAATATGGAAAAGAATCTTAACCTTCTGGCTGTTGTGCCGAGTATTGCACCAATGCTGGGGCTTTTAGGAACAGTAATCGGGATGATTATTGCTTTCTTCAATCTTTCTCATGCAACCGGTTCTTTCTCACCAAAAACACTATCTGAAGGTATTTATACTGCATTAGGGCAGACGGCGGTAGGTTTGGCTGTAGCAATTCCTGCTAACTTTTTCTACAATATCCTTTTGACAAGAATTGATAAATTTGTATTGAAGGCTCAGAATATGTCAGGTGAATTTTTAGACCTTATCAACAAACCTTTATAA
- a CDS encoding ExbD/TolR family protein, whose amino-acid sequence MKIQRRNKANPEFSLAAMTDVILLMLIFFMITSSAANQSAIDVKLPKAGAVEDNIPNPLTVSIKPDGSYYVDDNPVTKDQLEQIIVSKLTGQTNKSFTIRADENTLHKDFVFAMEIAEKHKFNVAIATVKDK is encoded by the coding sequence ATGAAAATTCAGAGAAGAAATAAAGCTAACCCCGAATTCAGCTTGGCAGCGATGACCGATGTGATCTTGCTGATGCTGATATTCTTTATGATCACGTCATCAGCAGCCAATCAGAGTGCTATTGATGTAAAGCTGCCCAAAGCGGGAGCTGTTGAGGATAATATTCCCAATCCTCTTACCGTGAGCATAAAACCGGACGGATCTTATTATGTAGACGATAATCCGGTAACAAAAGACCAGCTGGAGCAGATCATTGTTAGTAAATTAACAGGTCAGACCAATAAATCCTTCACGATAAGAGCTGATGAAAATACGCTTCACAAAGATTTTGTATTTGCAATGGAAATTGCTGAAAAGCATAAATTTAATGTAGCTATTGCAACCGTTAAAGACAAATAA
- a CDS encoding energy transducer TonB, with the protein MRSYTVNKNEENRDRIKSALLSVLIWAAVLLFVFLYKLKPDLEQQPEVVTTMLVNFGDNRNGNGIEEPADQPGSLAAATEDVTPEPVETPVPETKTVVKPEPAPEPKKREVKEKIITGNNSKVAVPKKEESKKADNKASASSSSSKATKKAGAATANSKTGTGDGKGNAAIGNLIRGRGTKAGSQGTGEGIGNAGDPLGGDGNGDSKVGIDRKLTGYIPGTMGRGGAQPSHSCTASGSITIAYTVDKAGNVVSARRAGGVSDPCVSSTSVAWVKKYVKAEKASTSSTGTYKITF; encoded by the coding sequence ATGAGAAGTTATACTGTAAACAAAAACGAAGAAAACCGCGACCGGATAAAAAGCGCATTGCTTTCTGTTCTGATATGGGCTGCTGTCCTTCTTTTTGTTTTTTTATATAAACTGAAACCCGATCTGGAGCAGCAACCGGAAGTGGTTACCACTATGCTTGTCAACTTTGGGGATAACAGAAACGGTAACGGAATTGAAGAACCTGCCGATCAACCGGGAAGCCTGGCTGCTGCAACAGAAGACGTAACTCCGGAGCCTGTAGAAACGCCTGTTCCTGAGACAAAAACAGTTGTGAAACCAGAGCCTGCACCTGAACCGAAAAAGAGAGAGGTTAAGGAGAAGATCATCACCGGAAACAATTCCAAAGTAGCAGTTCCTAAAAAAGAAGAATCTAAGAAGGCTGATAATAAAGCTTCTGCCAGCTCAAGTTCTTCAAAGGCTACTAAAAAAGCAGGGGCTGCAACAGCCAATTCTAAAACAGGAACCGGAGATGGCAAAGGAAATGCAGCTATTGGAAACCTGATCAGAGGAAGAGGAACGAAAGCCGGAAGTCAGGGAACAGGAGAAGGAATAGGTAATGCAGGAGATCCTTTAGGAGGAGACGGAAATGGAGACAGCAAAGTAGGAATAGACCGAAAACTGACGGGCTACATTCCCGGAACAATGGGAAGAGGAGGTGCACAGCCTTCACACAGTTGTACAGCCAGCGGTTCCATTACCATTGCCTACACTGTAGATAAAGCCGGAAATGTAGTGTCTGCGAGAAGAGCAGGAGGAGTTTCAGATCCTTGTGTTTCTTCCACTTCTGTAGCGTGGGTTAAAAAATATGTGAAAGCTGAAAAAGCAAGCACATCTTCCACCGGAACGTATAAAATTACATTCTAA
- a CDS encoding nucleoside recognition domain-containing protein — MVLSRIWSAFIIIAIAIASIKYISSSHYKTIFNDMVVGKGGDTVQIAAQPMNSLSPIVKDSLMKKNDFADSRIHYKTDSLKQNVKVYRVQEADGVIGTSETAVKICIGLIGIMTLFMGFMSIAEKAGGINLLSRFIQPFFSKLFPDIPKNHPAFGHMLMNFSANLLGLDNAATPFGLKAMESLQTLNPNKDTASNSQIMFLCLHAGGMTLIPVSIIAIRASMGSKTPTDIFLPCMIATFAATMAAMIIVSLYQKINLLRPIVIAYVGGISAIIGLLVLYLVRLSKDELDDFSKVLSNGLILFIFLAIVLGAVYKKINVFDAFIEGAKEGFTTCVKIIPYLVGMLIAISLLRTSGVFDVIIDGMKWVANTAGFDPRFVDGLPTALIKPLSGSGARGMMVDTMATFGADSFQGKLAAVLQGSSDTTFYVIAVYFGAVAVKNTRYTVIAMLLADLVGVITSIALAYLFFA, encoded by the coding sequence ATGGTTCTCAGCAGAATTTGGTCGGCTTTTATTATTATTGCCATTGCCATTGCCAGTATAAAATACATTTCATCCAGTCACTACAAGACCATTTTCAACGATATGGTGGTGGGAAAAGGTGGTGATACGGTTCAGATTGCCGCTCAGCCAATGAACAGCCTCTCTCCTATTGTTAAGGACAGCCTGATGAAAAAAAATGATTTTGCAGACAGCAGAATTCATTATAAAACAGATTCTTTAAAACAAAATGTAAAAGTTTACCGCGTTCAGGAAGCAGATGGTGTGATCGGAACCTCCGAAACAGCCGTAAAGATCTGTATTGGATTGATTGGAATTATGACATTATTCATGGGGTTCATGAGTATTGCTGAAAAAGCTGGCGGAATTAACCTTTTAAGCCGTTTTATTCAGCCTTTTTTCTCCAAATTATTCCCCGACATTCCTAAAAACCATCCGGCTTTCGGGCATATGCTGATGAATTTCAGTGCCAACCTTCTCGGTCTGGACAACGCTGCAACTCCTTTCGGCCTTAAAGCGATGGAAAGTCTTCAGACTTTAAACCCGAATAAAGATACCGCCAGTAATTCACAGATCATGTTTCTGTGTCTCCATGCGGGCGGAATGACGCTGATTCCGGTTTCCATTATTGCGATCAGAGCATCAATGGGATCCAAAACCCCGACAGATATTTTCCTTCCGTGTATGATCGCTACTTTTGCCGCAACAATGGCTGCGATGATTATTGTATCCTTGTATCAGAAGATCAACCTTCTTCGTCCGATAGTGATTGCTTATGTAGGTGGAATTTCTGCTATAATCGGGCTTCTCGTGCTCTATCTGGTTCGTTTAAGCAAAGATGAACTGGATGATTTCAGTAAAGTACTCAGCAACGGTCTTATTTTGTTTATTTTCCTTGCGATCGTATTAGGAGCTGTTTATAAAAAGATCAATGTTTTTGATGCGTTTATTGAAGGAGCCAAAGAAGGTTTCACCACCTGTGTGAAGATCATCCCTTATCTGGTAGGAATGCTGATCGCGATTTCATTACTCAGAACTTCCGGTGTTTTTGATGTAATCATCGACGGAATGAAATGGGTAGCGAATACCGCCGGTTTCGATCCAAGATTCGTAGACGGACTTCCTACAGCTCTGATCAAACCTTTATCCGGTTCGGGAGCCAGAGGAATGATGGTAGATACTATGGCCACTTTTGGGGCAGACAGCTTCCAGGGTAAACTGGCAGCCGTGCTTCAGGGAAGCTCAGATACGACGTTTTATGTGATTGCCGTATATTTTGGAGCCGTAGCTGTAAAGAACACGAGATACACCGTAATTGCTATGCTTCTGGCCGATTTGGTTGGAGTTATTACATCGATTGCATTGGCTTATCTGTTTTTTGCTTGA
- a CDS encoding DUF6973 domain-containing protein has protein sequence MRTFKIFFNTIRSMSFKKIMRLLSLILPHPLFALLSFHATVKAFAIAQKKFPETASNNGIGNSFRHALWCCFIMMYCCKVSSPEKALDFCKRMTDMHEELFPNKPLETKMDLHNNKIGMDYFMELLPGIHRQFFEKSFFIDGLVKKMDEAKVLKNLDDDFEGHLVYLEE, from the coding sequence ATGAGGACTTTTAAGATATTTTTTAATACCATCCGAAGTATGAGCTTTAAAAAGATTATGCGTCTTTTATCGCTTATCCTTCCTCATCCTCTTTTTGCTTTACTAAGCTTTCATGCAACGGTAAAGGCTTTTGCCATCGCGCAGAAAAAATTTCCCGAAACCGCCTCTAATAACGGAATTGGAAACTCTTTCAGACACGCACTATGGTGTTGTTTCATCATGATGTACTGCTGTAAGGTTTCTTCTCCTGAAAAAGCACTGGATTTCTGTAAAAGAATGACCGATATGCATGAAGAACTCTTTCCCAATAAGCCTTTAGAAACCAAAATGGATCTTCATAACAACAAAATCGGTATGGATTATTTTATGGAACTCCTTCCGGGAATTCACCGTCAGTTTTTTGAAAAAAGTTTTTTTATAGATGGCCTAGTTAAAAAAATGGATGAGGCCAAAGTCCTGAAGAACCTTGATGATGATTTTGAAGGACATCTTGTCTACCTGGAAGAGTAA
- the accD gene encoding acetyl-CoA carboxylase, carboxyltransferase subunit beta, translated as MAFDWFKRKAKNITTSTDEKKDVPKGLWHQTPSGKIVEHDELKRNNYVSPEDGFHVRIGSAEFFEILFDEGKFTELDANVESIDILNFKDTKPYKDRLKEVKAKTKLTDSIRNAVGTVKGTEMVVSCMDFAFIGGSLGSVMGEKIRRAVDYCIANKLPYMIICQSGGARMQEATYSLMQLAKVQAKLAQLSEAGLLYIAYLCDPTFGGITASFAMTADIIMAEPGALIGFAGPRVIRETIGRDLPEGFQTSEFLQEKGFVDFIVKRTEIQDTVAKTVNLLAVKA; from the coding sequence ATGGCATTCGACTGGTTTAAAAGAAAAGCAAAAAACATTACCACCTCTACTGATGAAAAAAAGGATGTTCCTAAAGGCCTATGGCACCAGACTCCATCAGGAAAAATAGTGGAACATGATGAACTGAAGAGAAATAATTACGTTTCTCCTGAAGACGGATTTCATGTAAGAATAGGAAGTGCAGAATTTTTTGAGATCCTTTTTGACGAAGGTAAGTTCACAGAACTGGATGCCAATGTTGAAAGTATTGATATCCTGAACTTCAAAGATACAAAGCCTTATAAAGACCGTTTAAAGGAAGTAAAAGCCAAAACAAAGCTTACTGACTCTATCCGAAATGCAGTAGGAACCGTAAAAGGAACCGAAATGGTGGTTTCATGTATGGATTTCGCTTTCATTGGAGGATCTTTAGGTTCTGTAATGGGTGAAAAGATCAGAAGGGCGGTAGATTATTGTATCGCTAACAAACTTCCGTATATGATCATTTGTCAGTCCGGAGGAGCGAGAATGCAGGAAGCAACGTATTCCCTGATGCAGCTTGCTAAAGTTCAGGCTAAATTGGCCCAGCTTTCAGAAGCCGGACTTTTATACATCGCTTATCTGTGTGACCCTACTTTTGGAGGGATTACCGCTTCTTTCGCCATGACGGCAGACATTATTATGGCTGAGCCGGGTGCACTGATCGGTTTTGCAGGTCCTAGAGTAATCCGTGAAACCATCGGAAGAGACCTTCCGGAAGGCTTCCAGACCTCTGAATTCCTGCAGGAAAAAGGATTTGTAGACTTCATTGTTAAAAGAACAGAAATTCAGGATACTGTAGCAAAAACAGTTAATTTATTAGCCGTAAAAGCATAG